Proteins encoded within one genomic window of Halorussus salilacus:
- a CDS encoding type II toxin-antitoxin system antitoxin SocA domain-containing protein: MNVKRLLPLSLLYEADNHQVQGRTRMQKLVFLAQKRLNDEGLRPYRYIAYDYGPFSKDLLDALEEYDEEGLIDRRIERTWDGSEKYIYQLTGEGKQNFERNLRESPDAEEIEQIRATSSEVIGGFNKMSISKLLDYVYNEYPDYAENSVLS, encoded by the coding sequence ATGAACGTCAAACGGCTGTTGCCACTGTCCCTGCTCTACGAAGCCGACAACCATCAGGTGCAGGGTCGAACCAGAATGCAAAAGCTCGTCTTCCTCGCACAGAAGCGGCTAAACGATGAGGGGCTTCGGCCGTATCGGTACATCGCCTACGATTACGGTCCGTTTTCCAAGGATCTGCTTGACGCCCTCGAAGAGTACGACGAGGAGGGACTCATCGACCGTCGGATCGAGCGAACGTGGGACGGGTCAGAGAAGTACATCTATCAGTTGACGGGGGAGGGAAAGCAAAACTTCGAGAGAAACCTGCGAGAGAGTCCGGACGCCGAGGAGATCGAGCAGATTCGAGCGACATCGAGTGAAGTCATCGGCGGCTTCAACAAAATGAGTATCTCGAAGCTACTCGATTACGTGTACAACGAGTACCCCGACTACGCGGAAAACAGCGTACTCAGTTGA
- a CDS encoding HVO_0234 family beta-propeller protein, whose amino-acid sequence MDISIDEKRVYDGDGEDVPVYVVGEFGVAVVRTSDDLVGEFGLERRCTARDAAGADGRLAVATDEDVLVGDGEAFDALGSGPATAVGFADRDLLVAREDGAILRGDGDDWTELGELDGVRAIDGEFVAAESGVYRATDGLEHAGLDDARDVAAEGVPLAATADGLYKLGNGWMRELDGEFRAVSAGGSNWAHAAGESGLFTREDGAWREAEVPTDEAVVALDHGEGVYAVTEDGTFLLSVGDGWRSQVLGLRGVRAVAAP is encoded by the coding sequence ATGGACATCAGCATCGACGAGAAGCGGGTGTACGACGGGGACGGCGAGGACGTCCCGGTGTACGTCGTCGGTGAGTTCGGGGTCGCGGTCGTGCGGACCTCCGACGACCTCGTGGGCGAGTTCGGTCTCGAACGCCGATGCACCGCCCGCGACGCTGCGGGCGCAGACGGCCGACTCGCGGTCGCCACCGACGAGGACGTGCTGGTCGGCGACGGCGAGGCGTTCGACGCGCTCGGTTCGGGGCCCGCGACCGCGGTCGGGTTCGCCGACCGCGACCTGCTGGTCGCCCGCGAGGACGGCGCGATTTTGCGCGGCGACGGCGACGACTGGACCGAACTCGGCGAACTCGACGGCGTGCGCGCCATCGACGGCGAGTTCGTTGCCGCCGAGTCGGGCGTCTACCGGGCGACCGACGGCCTCGAACACGCGGGACTGGACGACGCGCGGGACGTGGCCGCCGAAGGCGTCCCGCTGGCCGCGACGGCCGACGGGCTCTACAAACTCGGAAACGGCTGGATGAGGGAACTCGACGGGGAGTTCCGCGCGGTCAGCGCGGGAGGGTCGAACTGGGCGCACGCCGCTGGCGAGTCGGGGCTGTTCACCCGCGAAGACGGCGCGTGGCGCGAAGCCGAGGTGCCCACCGACGAAGCGGTCGTCGCGCTCGACCACGGTGAGGGCGTCTACGCGGTCACCGAGGACGGCACCTTCCTGCTGTCGGTCGGCGACGGCTGGCGCTCGCAGGTCCTCGGGCTTCGCGGAGTTCGCGCTGTCGCCGCGCCGTAA
- a CDS encoding ribose-phosphate diphosphokinase, with translation MIVSGSASQVLAAELAAELDEPLASVEYERFPDGEVLASAPGVAEADADRAVVVASTVSSDAHLELLQLQDAAREWGAEEVVTVVPYMGYSRQDKAFEAGHPVSARAVARAVSSGTDRVLTVNPHEEAVCDFFDVPAESVDAAGRLADPLPANLNDPVFLSPDDGALDIAESARDAYGAGEVDYFEKVRHSGTEVELTPSDTDVAGRDVVVTDDIIATGSTMAGAVEILGEKGASGVFVTCVHPMLASNAVTKLSRAGVEAIYGTDTIERAVSKVSVAPEISGALR, from the coding sequence ATGATTGTCAGCGGGTCCGCCTCGCAGGTGCTGGCGGCCGAACTCGCGGCCGAGTTGGACGAACCGCTCGCGAGCGTCGAGTACGAGCGATTCCCGGACGGCGAAGTGCTGGCGAGCGCGCCGGGCGTCGCCGAGGCAGACGCCGACCGAGCCGTCGTCGTCGCGTCGACGGTCTCGTCGGACGCCCACCTCGAACTCCTTCAGTTGCAGGACGCCGCCCGCGAGTGGGGTGCCGAGGAGGTCGTGACCGTGGTTCCGTACATGGGATATTCCCGGCAGGACAAGGCCTTCGAGGCGGGCCATCCCGTCTCGGCCCGGGCGGTCGCCCGCGCCGTCTCGTCGGGGACCGACCGCGTGCTGACTGTCAACCCCCACGAGGAGGCGGTCTGCGACTTCTTCGACGTGCCCGCCGAGTCGGTCGACGCCGCGGGGCGACTCGCCGACCCCCTGCCCGCGAACCTGAACGACCCCGTGTTCCTCTCGCCCGACGACGGCGCGCTCGACATCGCCGAATCGGCGCGTGACGCCTACGGCGCGGGCGAGGTCGACTACTTCGAGAAGGTCCGACACTCGGGCACCGAGGTCGAGTTGACCCCCAGCGACACCGACGTGGCGGGCCGGGACGTGGTCGTCACCGACGACATCATCGCCACCGGGTCGACGATGGCGGGCGCGGTCGAGATACTGGGCGAGAAGGGCGCGAGCGGGGTGTTCGTGACGTGCGTCCATCCGATGCTGGCGTCGAACGCGGTGACGAAGCTCTCGCGGGCTGGCGTCGAGGCGATTTACGGGACCGACACGATAGAGCGGGCCGTTAGTAAGGTTTCCGTCGCGCCCGAGATTTCGGGTGCGCTACGATAA
- the ileS gene encoding isoleucine--tRNA ligase, which yields MSRFGEVDDQYDPDAVEERVFSYWDDVNAYEKAKEHRADGEDFFFVDGPPYTSGAAHMGTTWNKTLKDAYIRYLRMSGYDVTDRPGYDMHGLPIETRVEEKLGFENKKDIEEFGEENFIDECKAYAEEQLEGLQSDFQSFGVWMDWENPYKTLNPEYMEAAWWGFEQAHEKGLVEQGQRSISQCPRCETAIANNEVEYEDVEDPSIYVKFPLRDREGYLVIWTTTPWTIPANTFVAVDEDLTYQAVRAENDGDEEVLYVAEECVEGVLKAGRYDDYEVEDELTGEEMVGWEYDHPLAEEVPDHPSGEGALQVYDADYVEADRTGLVHSAPGHGEEDFERGTELGLDVFCPVGGDGVYGDSAGKYAGQFVKDADDEIIADLESKGLMLRSDTVTHSYGHCWRCDTGILQIVTDQWFITVTDVKDELLDNIEDSEWHPQWARDNRFRDFVEDAPDWNVSRQRYWGIPIPIWTPDSEATASNGGGEAAEDWSGEMDDVIVVGTREELAERVDQEVDPEAVDLHKGTVDELTITEDGTTYTRVPDVFDVWLDSSVASWGTLDYPEEEAAFEELWPADLIMEAHDQTRGWFWSQLGMATAAMGEIPYEEVLMHGYANMPDGRGMSKSKGILVDPHEVIEEYGTDPMRMFLLSTNPQGEDMRFSYDETEEMQRDLNILWNVFRFPLPYMRLDDFEPGVRPEAERDGGGEAAGVTLDDVDEDLELVDEWVLARLQTVVAEMTDHWEEFRQDRALHALLNFVVEDVSRFYIQVVRERMWDEADSASKRAAYATFYEVLTTVVALLAPYAPFVAEEIYGTLTGDEGYDTVHMCDWPEVDEYWRDEQLETDVALLREIEEAGSNARQQAERKLRWPVTRVVVNADDERVVEAVERHRDLLADRLNAREIQLVAPGDDWGELAYSAEADMSVLGPAFGDDSGRVMQALNDARVEEPSLDALEAAVGEATGIDADLTDEMVEFVTQTPDGVTGVGFDTDGDRRGVVYVDTELTDDIESEGYAREVIRRVQEMRKEMDLDIEQRVRLELDVADERVADLVDERMDLVTAEVRADEVGDVEDGHRKTWDVEGVEMEIAVVPLAEAEA from the coding sequence ATGAGCAGGTTCGGCGAGGTAGACGACCAGTACGACCCCGACGCGGTCGAGGAGCGCGTCTTCTCGTACTGGGACGACGTGAACGCCTACGAGAAGGCGAAGGAGCATCGAGCCGACGGCGAGGACTTCTTCTTCGTGGACGGGCCGCCGTACACCTCCGGGGCGGCCCACATGGGGACGACGTGGAACAAGACGCTCAAGGACGCCTACATCCGCTATCTGCGGATGTCCGGCTACGACGTGACCGACCGGCCGGGCTACGACATGCACGGCCTGCCCATCGAGACCCGGGTCGAGGAGAAACTCGGTTTCGAGAACAAGAAGGACATCGAGGAGTTCGGCGAGGAGAACTTCATCGACGAGTGCAAGGCCTACGCCGAGGAGCAACTGGAGGGCCTCCAGTCGGACTTCCAGTCGTTCGGCGTCTGGATGGACTGGGAGAACCCCTACAAGACGCTCAATCCCGAGTACATGGAGGCGGCGTGGTGGGGCTTCGAGCAGGCCCACGAGAAGGGGCTGGTCGAGCAGGGCCAGCGCTCCATCTCCCAGTGCCCGCGGTGTGAGACCGCCATCGCCAACAACGAGGTCGAGTACGAGGACGTCGAGGACCCCTCCATCTACGTGAAGTTCCCCCTGCGCGACCGCGAGGGCTACCTCGTCATCTGGACCACGACGCCGTGGACCATCCCCGCGAACACCTTCGTCGCGGTCGACGAGGACCTCACGTATCAGGCCGTCCGCGCCGAGAATGACGGCGACGAGGAGGTCCTCTACGTCGCCGAGGAGTGCGTCGAGGGCGTCCTGAAGGCGGGCCGGTACGACGACTACGAGGTCGAAGACGAACTGACGGGCGAGGAGATGGTCGGCTGGGAGTACGACCACCCCCTCGCCGAGGAGGTGCCCGACCACCCCAGCGGCGAGGGCGCGTTGCAGGTCTACGACGCCGACTACGTCGAAGCCGACCGCACCGGCCTCGTCCACTCCGCGCCCGGCCACGGCGAGGAGGACTTCGAGCGCGGGACCGAACTCGGTCTCGACGTGTTCTGTCCCGTGGGCGGCGACGGCGTCTATGGCGACTCGGCCGGGAAGTACGCCGGGCAGTTCGTCAAGGACGCCGACGACGAGATAATCGCCGACCTCGAATCGAAGGGGCTGATGCTCCGGTCGGACACCGTCACACACAGCTACGGCCACTGCTGGCGGTGTGACACCGGCATCCTCCAGATCGTCACCGACCAGTGGTTCATCACGGTCACCGACGTCAAAGACGAACTGCTCGACAACATCGAGGACAGCGAGTGGCACCCCCAGTGGGCCCGCGACAACCGCTTCCGGGACTTCGTCGAGGACGCGCCCGACTGGAACGTCTCGCGCCAGCGCTACTGGGGCATCCCCATCCCCATCTGGACGCCCGATAGCGAGGCGACAGCATCGAACGGAGGCGGCGAAGCCGCCGAAGACTGGTCCGGCGAGATGGACGACGTAATCGTCGTCGGCACTCGCGAGGAGCTCGCCGAGCGGGTCGACCAGGAGGTCGACCCCGAGGCGGTCGACCTCCACAAGGGGACGGTCGACGAGCTGACCATCACGGAAGACGGCACGACCTACACCCGCGTCCCGGACGTGTTCGACGTGTGGCTCGACTCGTCGGTCGCGTCGTGGGGCACGCTGGACTACCCCGAGGAGGAGGCGGCCTTCGAGGAGCTGTGGCCCGCCGACCTCATCATGGAGGCCCACGACCAGACCCGCGGGTGGTTCTGGTCCCAGCTCGGGATGGCGACCGCCGCGATGGGCGAGATTCCCTACGAGGAGGTGCTGATGCACGGCTACGCCAACATGCCCGACGGCCGCGGCATGTCCAAGTCCAAGGGCATCCTCGTCGACCCCCACGAGGTCATCGAGGAGTACGGCACCGACCCGATGCGGATGTTCCTGCTCTCGACGAATCCGCAGGGCGAGGACATGCGGTTCTCGTACGACGAGACCGAGGAGATGCAGCGGGACCTCAACATCCTCTGGAACGTGTTCCGGTTCCCGCTACCGTACATGCGACTCGACGACTTCGAGCCCGGCGTTCGGCCGGAGGCGGAACGAGACGGAGGCGGCGAAGCCGCCGGAGTGACCCTCGACGACGTAGACGAGGACCTCGAACTCGTCGACGAGTGGGTTCTCGCGCGCCTCCAGACGGTCGTCGCCGAGATGACCGACCACTGGGAGGAGTTCCGCCAGGACAGGGCGCTCCACGCGTTGCTGAACTTCGTGGTCGAGGACGTCTCGCGGTTCTACATTCAGGTCGTCCGCGAGCGCATGTGGGACGAGGCAGACAGCGCCTCCAAGCGGGCGGCCTACGCCACGTTCTACGAGGTGCTGACGACGGTCGTCGCCCTGCTCGCGCCCTACGCGCCGTTCGTCGCCGAGGAGATATACGGCACGCTCACGGGCGACGAGGGGTACGACACCGTCCACATGTGCGACTGGCCCGAGGTCGACGAGTACTGGCGCGACGAGCAGCTGGAGACCGACGTGGCGCTGCTCCGCGAGATCGAGGAGGCCGGGTCGAACGCCCGCCAGCAGGCCGAGCGCAAGCTCCGGTGGCCCGTCACGCGGGTCGTCGTGAATGCGGACGACGAGCGCGTGGTCGAGGCGGTCGAGCGCCACCGCGACCTGCTGGCCGACCGGCTCAACGCCCGCGAAATCCAGCTCGTCGCGCCCGGCGACGACTGGGGCGAACTCGCCTACAGCGCCGAGGCCGACATGAGCGTCCTCGGGCCCGCGTTCGGCGACGACTCGGGCAGGGTCATGCAGGCGCTCAACGACGCCCGCGTCGAGGAACCGAGCCTCGACGCGCTCGAAGCCGCGGTCGGCGAGGCGACCGGAATCGACGCCGACCTCACCGACGAGATGGTCGAGTTCGTCACCCAGACGCCCGATGGCGTCACCGGCGTCGGCTTCGACACCGACGGCGACCGCAGAGGCGTCGTCTACGTCGACACCGAACTCACCGACGACATCGAGAGCGAGGGCTACGCCCGCGAGGTCATCCGCCGGGTCCAGGAGATGCGCAAGGAGATGGACCTCGACATCGAACAGCGCGTGCGCCTCGAACTCGACGTGGCCGACGAGCGCGTGGCAGACCTCGTCGACGAGCGCATGGACCTCGTGACGGCGGAGGTCCGCGCCGACGAGGTCGGCGACGTGGAGGACGGCCACCGAAAGACGTGGGATGTCGAGGGCGTCGAGATGGAGATAGCTGTGGTTCCGCTGGCGGAAGCCGAGGCGTAG